In the genome of Dermacentor silvarum isolate Dsil-2018 chromosome 1, BIME_Dsil_1.4, whole genome shotgun sequence, one region contains:
- the LOC119464086 gene encoding uncharacterized protein LOC119464086 isoform X3, with the protein MGARSWSERRSRPAPHDPQPYQHVLLPPVQSALYSSASAAERQRAALAAARDAQVRAASVRTDLALELPPTVALPEEHPLAGSVRLRDADQEQELYGACVRAPPNRTVRDGSPPCGGGRLRRVVVRSNSVTPCNRTARWHSPDCQRPGGV; encoded by the exons ATGGGCGCCCGGTCGTGGAGTGAGCGGCGCAGTCGGCCGGCGCCCCACGACCCGCAGCCCTACCAGCACGTGCTCCTGCCGCCCGTGCAGTCG GCGCTGTACTCGTCGGCGAGCGCGGCGGAGCGGCAGCGGGCCGCCCTGGCCGCGGCGCGCGACGCCCAAGTGCGCGCGGCGTCGGTGCGCACCGACCTGGCGCTCGAGCTGCCACCGACGGTGGCGCTGCCCGAAGAGCACCCGCTGGCCGGCAGCGTGCGGCTGCGCGACGCCGACCAGGAGCAGGAGCTGTAcggcgcgtgcgtgcgcgcgccgcCCAACCGGACGGTGCGCGATGGGAGCCCGCCGTGCGGCGGCGGCCGGCTGCGGCGCGTCGTCGTGCGCTCCAACTCGGTGACCCCCTGCAACCGGACTGCGCGCTGGCACAGCCCGGACTGCCAGCGGCCCGGGGGCGTTTGA
- the LOC119464086 gene encoding low-density lipoprotein receptor class A domain-containing protein 4 isoform X2 has product MLASSSWGQVVSGLFNSVFSLGLVACIVSHYRMGARSWSERRSRPAPHDPQPYQHVLLPPVQSALYSSASAAERQRAALAAARDAQVRAASVRTDLALELPPTVALPEEHPLAGSVRLRDADQEQELYGACVRAPPNRTVRDGSPPCGGGRLRRVVVRSNSVTPCNRTARWHSPDCQRPGGV; this is encoded by the exons CATCCTGGGGCCAGGTGGTGAGCGGCCTGTTCAACTCGGTGTTCAGCCTGGGGCTGGTCGCCTGCATCGTGAGCCACTACAGGATGGGCGCCCGGTCGTGGAGTGAGCGGCGCAGTCGGCCGGCGCCCCACGACCCGCAGCCCTACCAGCACGTGCTCCTGCCGCCCGTGCAGTCG GCGCTGTACTCGTCGGCGAGCGCGGCGGAGCGGCAGCGGGCCGCCCTGGCCGCGGCGCGCGACGCCCAAGTGCGCGCGGCGTCGGTGCGCACCGACCTGGCGCTCGAGCTGCCACCGACGGTGGCGCTGCCCGAAGAGCACCCGCTGGCCGGCAGCGTGCGGCTGCGCGACGCCGACCAGGAGCAGGAGCTGTAcggcgcgtgcgtgcgcgcgccgcCCAACCGGACGGTGCGCGATGGGAGCCCGCCGTGCGGCGGCGGCCGGCTGCGGCGCGTCGTCGTGCGCTCCAACTCGGTGACCCCCTGCAACCGGACTGCGCGCTGGCACAGCCCGGACTGCCAGCGGCCCGGGGGCGTTTGA